One part of the Stigmatopora argus isolate UIUO_Sarg chromosome 8, RoL_Sarg_1.0, whole genome shotgun sequence genome encodes these proteins:
- the hykk.2 gene encoding hydroxylysine kinase isoform X1 has product MAANHTIPKLSQSQAAEIVQKHYKLTPSSLRFLPSYEDQNICITTVEGDKYVLKIMNTLSSKDPTLIKVQTCAMDFLHQGGLPTPTALKTITGEDMFLEDIDCGYGLQKYLVRLLTYLTGVPISEVPLSPQLLYQVGQIAARMDNLLKEMKHPQLSVLHRGEFVWSLSNIPLLEKWLYVLDGDPLQEIVKSVLHQFKTTVAPKYSSFRECLIHGDFNNLNLLVQANEGSGYEISGIIDFSDMSFGCYVYELAITIMYLMLEHPNPIEVGGAILAGWESLVPLNAAEKDCLFWLVLSRFCQSIVFARLSVTLQPENEEYLMISSKKGIPILRKLFETGKEHVEKVWFTSAAEFSHLN; this is encoded by the exons ATGGCCGCAAATCATACTATACCCAAGCTCAGCCAGTCCCAGGCAGCAGAGATTGTTCAGAAGCACTACAAGCTGACTCCCTCCTCACTTCGTTTTCTGCCCAGTTATGAGGACCAGAACATTTGTATTACAACTGTTGAAGGTGACAAGTATGTGCTGAAGATAATGAACACTCTTTCCTCAAAGGACCCAACTCTGATAAAAGTGCAGACTTGCGCAATGGATTTTCTGCACCAAGGCGGACTTCCTACCCCAACAGCCCTGAAAACCATCACTGGAGAGGACATGTTTCTGGAAGACATTG ATTGTGGTTACGGCTTGCAGAAGTACCTGGTGCGCCTGTTGACTTATTTGACCGGAGTCCCAATTTCCGAGGTCCCATTATCACCTCAGCTACTTTACCAAGTCGGCCAAATAGCAGCCAGAATGGACAACTTGCTCAAAGAG ATGAAACATCCTCAGCTCAGTGTCCTTCATAGGGGGGAATTCGTCTGGAGTTTGTCAAATATTCCCCTTCTGGAGAAATGGTTGTATGTGCTGGATGGAGACCCTCTTCAGGAGATTGTGAAGTCTGTCCTCCATCAGTTCAAGACCACCGTGGCCCCGAAATACTCCAGTTTCCGCGAGT GCCTTATTCATGGAGACTTCAATAATCTCAATTTGCTGGTGCAAGCCAATGAAGGAAGTGGCTATGAGATATCTGGTATCATCGATTTTTCGGATATGAGCTTTGGTTGCTATGTCTATGAGCTAGCCATCACCATCATGTACTTGATGCTGGAGCATCCAAACCCCATAGAGGTGGGAGGAGCTATTTTAGCAGGCTGGGAAAGCCTTGTTCCTCTCAATGCAGCCGAGAAAGACTGCCTCTTCTGGTTGGTCCTGTCACGCTTCTGCCAGTCGATAGTGTTTGCTCGTCTGTCTGTGACTTTGCAAcctgaaaatgaagagtatctAATGATTTCATCCAAGAAGGGCATTCCAATTTTACGCAAGCTCTTTGAGACAGGAAaagaacatgtggaaaaagtgtgGTTCACAAGTGCTGCTGAGTTCAGTCACCTAAATTGA